The genomic window ATTCCAACCAATTCAATGCAACAATTTGTTCATTTGCAAGTACTTTaagaatacataaaaatgtttgcgTTTCTCTTACCTATTCTCCCGAAGGACGTCATGACTCCCCCACCTGATGCAAGACTGTTGGTGCCCTGAGAAAACAAGAgcaacatgaaatatttttatggaaaatcaataaaactacTATAGTCATGAGATTTATCATGAGaaaatttctttaaaattaattatgtGCTGGAAAAGGTCTAAAGGTAATTACTATTACTGGTGAAGTAAGAATCCACAGTGTGGACTGAATATGAACTACATATTAAGAGAGTGAAGTATACACTCTAAAAGCTCAACTAAATTATTACACAGGTGTTAAAGTTAGTTTATACATGCAGGATAAATCATCAGTTCCAAGAGACTCACAGCTATTGAGATGTAGCTCCAAGGTGAACTGAAAGATGATTTTGATAGAACTTGCTGCTGGCTACTGCCTCAAGACTAATATTTACATTTCTCCTTGTGTAGCCAACTTATTACCAGGCCACTGACTTTTGCTTATGTGTGAAGTGTCTGTTGAAAATATGATACATGTTGATATATTAAATTCACTGGATATCAGTGGTTAAAGCCTGATGAAGTCCAATTACTGCATTATAATaagatatttcttttttgtttaaaaagaatTCAGCATATTGTGTGCTGTGTTCTAGGGCTGGGAAATACTATAATCGCCTCATCTTGTGACAAAACTCATGTGATATCCTGACTGATGATTTTCATGTCTAAATGACGTTGTCGTTTGAATCTTGGCAAAATTTGTCACAGTTTCATATCTCAAATACTTGAGAATGCAGCGTAAGCAGCTTCTGAAAAGCTATGATTCTGGTCAACCAAAGCACAAAAAAGCAATTTGCATCAGTGCAACAAGCCTGATGGAGATCTTATCAtataaaaaaatagtaaaatagaATTTGATGACTgacaaatactttaaaaaaaaaatcattctttgAAAAGCAAACTGagcataaaaaacatttccacacaTCCAATCTTAGGGGCAAACAGTGATGCCTATCTGTGCTCACCATGTAGGAGGCTGCTGTTCGGTGCAACGGTGACATTTGTCTGATGAGATCATCTTGAAGGAGCCTGTTAGTTGAGATGGATGGCAGCCTGGAGCCAAGGCTGCCCTGTCCTGAGGCAGTGGCAGGAGACAATGCCAGTGCAAGTCCCAAACTCTCTCTAAGGCTGTCCCTGCTGCTGCCGTCTGGAGCCCTTGTGGAGAGAGAGGCCAAGAGCTCAGAGTTGTTCAGTGACCCTAGTGGCTCCTTACAAGCTTGGTTGGCCATCTTAGTGATGCCTCTTGCTTCCCTCTTGGAGATAAGCTCTGGCCTCTTGCCAGGCGATTCCACTTTGACACCACGAAGGCGTGGCGCATGAGTTGACGACACCGTGGAGGGGCGAGGGGATGTGCTGCCTGGCCTCACTTGTGCTGAGGAATGTGCTTGAAGGTTGGGCTGTAAACAGGAGACAGTGGAGTCAAAAGGCTGAGGCAGCGGTCTGGTAGATGTGGatggggaggtggaggtgggtaATGGAGAGGGGGGGCTGATATGAAATGATGTGCCAAGCTGTGTCCCATCTGCTCTGCTGGTGAGGGTATCACTTGTCCCATGTGTCCAGGTACTGAGCGGGGAGGGGGAGAGTGACAGCTGGTGCTGAGCTCCAACCTCGAAGGACCGACGACCTCCGTCTGGCTGGTTGGACACATCAAGAGTGAGAGGGTCTGGCAGTTCCCCAAATGGAGCTCCAGGTTGTGTTGGTGCCACCAGTCCAGCAGCTTCCTCTGACAAACTCAGCCCGACTGCCTCCCCTACAGGCTCAGCTGGGTCAAATGTGGCTTCAGGTGGCCCTCTGGTGCACAGCGGAGGGAGCTGAGGGTACACACAGTCCCTCATCAACCTGGTGCTGCCAATGTCCAGCCGGGATACTTTGGGAGGGGGCCGGATCTTTGCAAATGGTGGGCATGTCTCCCATGGCTCCTCCTCCTGAAGCATATAACAAGAAGGcgaggagaaagagggagggggtcGTCTGGGGATGGAGAAGTGGGCAGAGGTTGCAGTAGCAGAGGGCAGGGAGGAGTCTGTGGGTTCTTGGTCTGCAATAGGAGGTAGTTGTGCATTTGCCCAAGGCTGGTTAATCTGGGGGAGCGAGCGAAAGAGGCGATGATGGTGTCGTGTGCTGGAAGGTCCTAGGGAGCCACCGCAGGGATGGAGGCTGATGGGGGGCCGTGGTTTTACCTTAGTCGACTTCTTCGGCTGAGGGACAGAGACAGTCAGATTATGCCACAGAACCCTCTTAAATATGCTGtgcattttcagtattttcccCAACCTGTATAATTATGAAATTGTAGTGGTTATCTCTAACCTGacgtgccagatggtttgttacacaaaaccatctgagaagtcgtccatggaaaagggcaggcactttcaaaaaaaaaaaaaacttggcaggtgattggacgaaccatctgtctatcaccgtcttaaCTTGCGAGGCCGCTGGATTCACGACAATATCCGAACCACCGGTggcgcataacttgaagcctgacatgatcttgtgatgtcatgatcttgcgaatccagctgcctcgcaagcTAAGGTTATCTCATCAGTTGATTTTAACAGCTAGTATAAATCTATTATGAGCATAAATTATAGAGTTGGCACAGTTCAATGAAACGAAACGCTTGGCTGTATCTGcttacaaacacatgcaaattaGTGTTTGGTGCAGTGCATCTGCATTACACAAAATGGTTGGGGGCTACCATATTTAGTCCATGATTATGATAAGCAGGATTCATTGTGATGACAATAGACAGAATTtggtattattttttattgataaatTTGAGAAGATGACTGCAATCACATTGCAATACTAAAGTGCGAGGAGGCCAAAAACATCCAAATTTGAGAAAGAAAGGTTCTGCACACACAGGTCTAATGCAGGTATTAGATCTTCAGTTTTAAAGACCAAAGTGTTGggtttttgtttaaataactCCATTGGACCTGCACAGCCTCTTATTCAAGATTCAGGATTAATAAACTGAAGAATGTCTCTCACATACAGGGTGCGATGCATGTCTTCATTTCAGGGATATTTTCATTAAACAACTATAAATTCAAAGATGGTGTGAAACTTAATGTAGTGTGGAAATCACATTTGCAACCTGCAATAAAAATTTTTAATGGGTTTCTGTGCTCCCACTAGCTTCCTACCTTCTTGTTGAGGTTCATGTCCTCCATCTTGGCTTTGAGCAGCTTCATTTTGTTCATGGTGATGGAGTTCTCAAGGCTCTGCTGTGCAGCTGCAGAACTGTcgccatcctcctcctcctctgcgtACACGTTGTACACGGAGCCACTACTGGAAAACATGAGAGGCAAGACCACTCTTCCTATTAGTGATCTAACAAAGCTGTGTGCAAAACGGCGGTACAAAACACAGAGAGCCCGCTCACTGCAACCTTTGTCAGCACAGTGGACGTGCACTCAACTGCAGCAGCTTATGACTACAATACAACATGACAAATAATCATACTTAATCATCATTTGTGCGTCTTTTTTGGCCACGCAGCTTTCTCCGTAACACTCAGAATGCGACAGACTCCCCATCAGTCCAACGGGTTAAAATCAAAATCTAACAtaataggttaaaaaaaatacccatTTTCTAGATTTATGTTTACTATTTCAGACAATGTTGTGTTTAACAATGACCAATGACAATGATATAACAATtgcactaaaaacaaaacagacttcATGGCAATTTGCTGACCTCAGAGATTCAGACAGAAGAGTCAGTGTGCCGTCTCCCCTGTCGACCACACGGAAGAAGTTAAGCTGGTCACCTTCACGATAGACCACAAACGTGACCTGCTTGTTGGCCAGGCTTTTCTCCCAACCCTCCTCCTTTGTGCCCTCCATCAGGTCAGCCACCTCTTTGATAGGATCCTCCATGGTTACTGATGAAAGAGGAGAGCAGGTTCAGTGGTTAAAACAGGAAACCAGCATATTTACATTTGGTCCCCTTGTGTATAAGGGAGTTTTCTTAGCTTTCATGTGACTATAGTggggatcttttttttttttgtctttaacttACCTCTCCTGGTGTTAATTGGGCCTCCCCTCATGGCTAAGACCAGTTTCAAGGTGCAGCCCTCTGCAatgctgcaaacacaaacagactgaCAATCAATACAGCAGAATAACTATAACAAATAATTATTGTAACCCATTCccttgtaaaaaaataaaattctaatGGCAGAGGAGCAAATAACAGAcaacatattcacatttaaggCAAAATGCTTTACTTCTGAGGCAGAGGGGAGAGGCTCTGATCTAAAGTAAACAGCACTGCAAGGGTCAGGATGATTTCCAGATGAACTTAAATGCACGACTGGGAATTCCATTGGAACATTTGTTTATGAGCAGATGTTTCATTGCCTACTCAAACCCTTCTGCTTTGAAAACTTCAAAAGCATGCTGCAGTGTGATAGGCGAGCCTAGCAAGATCTCACCAGAGGCTGTTCATGTGGAAAATTAAGTGACAAGCATTCACAACAATACCACCATCTGCAGCCAGCAGAGCACTGCAGGGTAAGGTCTGCATCTCATAAACTGACAACAGTGCAGGGGCGAGCTCTCTAAATATGGCCAGTATGTCACTTGTCTGCATCTCTGGCTCATTTACATCATGTTGAATTACATTACGACTAAGTCACAATCACAGCAGGAAGGCTTTTAAAGTGCATATGCAAATGGTTTTCAATCTATACTGAGTGCTTTCaagtatatttactgtaattgCTCTAACAAGGCCTGTTGTCTGTGTGATTTTTGCCTCAGTGTCAGTGCTCTGAAGGACAGAAGGGGTCAGGAGGAATAGATTTACCCATAGTCATGTAGACAATGTTCATCATCCAGCTCCAGATTGTTCCAGATAAGGTGTTGCTGGGCAACAGGGATACCTTTACAGACAGtgaaggagaggggaggagagaaaacaacCAAAGTTGACAAGAACCTGTTCATATTTCATGGCCTAAATTCACTAATCTGAGAGACAGGATAGATGTGAGTGCCACCAACAGAAGCATCCACATAACTAATGATGATTCATGTCTGCCCCCTACAGAAATAACTATGTAATTgctgcaaaatgtaaaaatcacacagcagaTGCATTCTCAGCTAAAATaagaccatttaaaaaaaactttttgatGTGCTACAGTGATACCTCACCATCGAGTCAGCTTATCTTACTGCCAAAACACAGTAGGTTGGTTGGGCTACTACACGTCTATATTATATCCAATATCATTGCCAGTAAgaccaaaataataaaactcCAGTAGAGGGATGACAGCCTGATCAAATACAAAGCCTCTCTAGAGCTACTCCTTGGAATGAGACGGAGTGTATGCGTAGTCAGGCGGCTCTCTGTGCCCTCAATGAGTGAACTCGCTGACCTGGTGCTGGAGGTGAGCCAGTGTTTGAGAGTGAGCAGTGGTCCCTTCATTGCAGAGTGGTGTGCtccatcacaaacacacaggcttGGCTAACACACATcttcacacacagagcacagagaggCCTTTCTGACCAAAATGGGAAACAGCAGCAAAGAATGTAGATACAAAAGGTCATCTTGATCCACAACAAAGAAATCTTAGAGCACAGCCAAggtcaaaaatattttcaaaaaaacaagtttgaagAAATGAGAACTAACATATAATTTAGTCAAGTTAATGCCAACACAACCCATGTAGCCTAATCGTAAACTAGAACTGGAGCTGTAAaacagatgttcagtttattcatAGAGCCTCTGCCGCTTCACTCGGTTGACAAGCCAAGAGGTGACTCCAGAGATATGCTATTTTGGTAATGAAATTGTAAGGCAGTTGCATTTtacaatgtcagaaaacagtctGATCTTTATCAACAATTTTGCCATCTGTAGTGttaaatccaaaatgcttcCACACGTAACTTTTAAGATGGTTTTGTGGTGTGATTATCCTTTCAGCACAGCTCCCTGGTCTCCTCCATGTTGCattaatgaagaaaacaacaatagTCTAATATACTAAGGCAGGGCATGCACTAAGTCAGAGTGACATTACATTTTAAGAACACCCACGGTTGGAGGACAAGACATAGCCTGTAGTGCTTCTGCACTGAATTTAGAATTAGGATAAATCATTGCAGATGTTTAATTTTAccaatataaatgtttattttttccaacaACGAACAATAGTTCAAATTTCTAAAAAATTGACAGCCATACTCAACACTGTCCAAAGTCTATAGTCAGTTTTTCTCTCTATGCTTTTGTTGCATTGATTATTTCTCTCCAAATTACATTAAGCCTGGTAAGTAGTTTTGATCTGAGTCAACAgtacaaacaacataaaaactttGAGATTAAAATCTAGTTATGCAAAACTGACTCCACAGGGTATTCATCCCCAGAACCAGAAAATCATACAGTTGTACTGATGGGGATATTTGGAGCTTTTATAACAGAACAGCACACCTCATGCTGAGATGAGAATGATTAGATTGTACAAAATGGACCAACAAACACTGTGACAGGCtgtaaatatgcatttttcCAGAGGTGACAATCCTATTACACTTGTCTTCTCAACCTGACAAATAATTAATACAGCTTGCTGGTTCATACAGTGCAACATCCTGACAGTTAAAATATGGACACTATAGCTTCCTAAACTGCAGACTACAACAAACAACTACACATTATTGAGCTTCTTACCTTCCAGCCTTTGGATCTTTGCCTTGACTGAAATGACAGCCTCAAAGGGCAACACGCGCAGTTCAAAACAGGTCCCTGTCAGCGTCTCTATGAAGAGCTCCATAGTGTCATAGAGAGGAAGCTTATAGCGAAAAGTACCCACGCTGTCATCATTGAAGAAGGGGGGCTCCTTCCTGTCGGTCATCTTGGCAGGATGGAAGAGACGGACTTTCAGGGAAAAAGCCAAATTGGGGGGTTGGCCCAAGATGAGGGAGAGGGGGACAGGTACTGCTCACTGACCTCACGACCATCACACATCATGCAGCATGACCACAGCTGTGAGCAGAAACAAACACCACATGATTATCATAACTTTTTAAGATGTTTGATTAGTTTAACCACTCCCAGGCCCTGCAATCCAATGActtcaatatattttatgtgcTTCCCACGCTGGTAATTTATTGCGATAGTCTAAGCTCTGAAATCAGACAGTTGTACGTTGAGGTCATCTTGCATTCACGACTAACCTCTGATAGCATTTTTGATTGCACATGAATAATTTTGAGActcttttaaatcatttcatgCATTCAACTGCATTTTTGTGGAGATGTTTGAAAGGAAGATATAAACACAAAAGATCCTTTTGGTGGGTTAAAAACTATTTGGGTGGACAACGTAAGAGATATACAAAGTAAACACTACATGACTTTGGGGGATAGTCACATGATTAATGAATAAGATTTGACTTATGCACCTGATGAGGTAATTTTGTAAATAACACAACAGGATGGACCAGTGGTAACAGACAagttacaaaataaatatgctaatgtatgtaaaaagaaaactgtgcCCAAGACTAAAGCTTTGACTTTTAATACATGTTAAACATTGTAAAATTTGTTTGAGAACGAGGGCTCATCTCAGTGGAGGCAGACATGTGTAACCCCTTCATAAAACATTCAGTGCAGCATTTAGGGCCCTGGCCAAAATTCAAGAAGATCAAGTGTGTTACATAATCCCATCCAGTGGTGTGAGGTGTCCGTTGCCTGACCACAGCCTTTGACAGGTCATCTCTAGTGTGTCTGCACTCCACAAAAATTTGGAGAGGAGATGCTGTGTGAGAGGGCAGGTTCATCCAGTCATGCTTTTatttacactgaaaatgaagATGAGCTGAATTCAACATTTGGAATAATGTTTGTCCTATAACCCAGGATATTTAGTATCACTCAAAAACCCTGGAaccatttggcatttttctggTTTGGGACGGATTTTTCAAGtttgccttaaaacaacagtcaggtgccaaTATGAAcgctgaaagaggttttcctcactgtactcattcctcctgttcatactagctattaaaagatccccttcaaattaactttcaatgtaagtgatgggggccaacattaacagttattttgtgcaaaaatgtatttaaaagtttatctgaagcttagAGTGtctcagcagtctgagttagtcaaatcaagtggatatctgccagatttataatctttttttagcattatagcttcagataaacttttaaatacatttctgcacagaaggaggcttgtggattttgtcctccatcacttacattgtaagtgcatcatgaagggaccttctaatggtcagtatgaacaggaggaatgattatggtgagaaaaacctttttcaatgttcatttgggcatctgactgttgttttaagacagacttggaaaaattgtgaacatgtcCTTTAATGTATGGCATTATCTTGTCTTGAAAATACAATTGCTGCTGTCCGTGGCACTCAAAATGACCCTTCAAATAGAAATCTTCGACTTTATTGGAGCCTGACAGGAGCTGATGTATAACAACTCTGAGGATGAGCTGTCTCGCTGATTGTTGGGTCTGTAATGTTAGTATACGAGGCCTGGGGTGTATTACTGAAAGGTTGTCATAACAGGCCATTCTCTAAAGAAAACGGTTAGGTTGTCAAGTTACAGGCGAAACTATGTAACGTACAGATTGCCTCTAAGCTAGTTAAATTTATATATCGTTAAAACAGGAGTTGGCCGCTTCATTACAATAGAAGCCACAGACCAGGTCGGCAACAAGAGATGAACTAAACGGAGATGAATGGAGTTGCCAGTCGTCTCAATACAATTTCAgcggctaacgttagcagagAAAGGTCACACATACACTCTTTAAATTGTCGAGTTTTAACAAAGCCGTTTAAAACCAagtttaacatttatattttatcgTTGAGACCTGCTTACCGATATCTTCTTCAATAACACGGCAGTGAAGCCCGTCTAGCCGACTCTGCTAACCTAAGCTTTCGTTGCCATGTTAGCCAACAACTCAAACAATGGCTACCGTTCTTGGTGGTTGGCTAGCAGGCTGCTAGGCTACATCCATCCGCGGGCTCCAGTCCTGTCCGGTGTAGCTGTCGAGGGTAGCGCTAACCAAGCCGCATTTCATCACGTTAAACCATGGAAACTACACACAGGACAGACTCTCGACCTTTGTCGGTCGCCGTGGTCCTCTCGTCGGCGACATCATACCTGTCACAGGCGGCTGAAACAACACCTTTGTGACTTCAcataattgacagaaaaacgAACCAATTGCCGTCACGAAGCCTTATTTTTGTCCCACCTGCATTCCACAAAGACCCGCCCtattctgcctctgattggctagtactcgttgccttcaaTGGTTagattggttaggtttaggaatgaggagtgagatggttggATTAGGGTAAAAATATCAGTCTCAGAACCAATCAGAGGCAGTGTAGGGGCGGGTCTTCGCAGAATGCGGGTGGGGGAAAAATAACGTGGGCGAGACAACAAATGGTCTATTGTGAAAACCCCAAGTCCGAGGCTGTCTCTTTCACATCCTCCCAAACTGAAATCCAACAAATTGTCAGGAGATTATATCGGAAACCATTATGTTTGAAATCAGTAAAATATGTGGTTGTATCATTACTGCAAAGGGCGTCTATCAAGtaacaatattaaatattagGATGCTGGCTGCAATAGCCTTTGGACAGCTTCAACTTCATCTCTTGCATAGTTACATAGTTTCACATTAAGTGAAAAAATGACCCACAAATATCTTAATAAAATTGCATATCTACagttgcaacgattagtcgccaactattttgataactgattattgttttgagtcattttttaaagagaaaaaatccaaactctctctttccagcttctcaaatgtgaatattttctggtttcgTTAGTCTTCTAGATAGAAAATTGTACATATATTGAAACTACATtagggttgtggactgttggttgggacaaaataagatatttgaTGGCATCATCTCGAGGTTTGAGAAACAGTAGTCTGATGtgattttcaccatttttttctgacattttatggatcaaacaactaatggattaatcaagaaaataatcaacagattaatcgataatgattTACATCACATGACCTAAGAACTTGGAGTTTATGGTGCTTTTAGCACCATGTCACTTGAAAAGGAGACATAAAGCAACCAGGTGAGTTCTGCATTCTCTTCAGATGCTAATAAGGGAGCAGCTTTAATTCTTCCTTTTTTAGTTTAATAATATGATTTTAGAAAAAACACTAAACctaaatcaaactgaaatgttaCTAACAGATCTAAAATTCCATTTCTTTGGCTTCCTGCTCATATCAGACAACAATCAATATTTCTGTCtagacagacacaaaaacaaatgaaaacaagtgaattggaaataaacacacacatttcagatagcataaaatatgtttccttttagttattaaaaatgaatttcattttcatcacagCCAAAGTTAAGAAATGGATGAATTTcttattaataaaaacattgtcaAAATGCCTAAGACAATAAGTAAACACATTGATTTCTCATAACCATGATATGGCACAAACCCAAAGACATGAAATCTCAACATGGCAAAgccaaacaataaacaaatcgtcaaaacaaacaaaacaatttactgCTAATTTCTGCAGGCTTTGAGGCTAAGCATATGGTATGCTTATAAAGTGCTATTATGTATAATAACGATTAACAGTATTTAGGTGTTACATAATATAATCTGATGCCGAGATGATTTTCGAGAATGCTTTTAGAAGATGACTTGAATCTTTATCTGGAAAAAATAAGCCACAGTATTTATATGAatttatatgaataaatactCTATCAACAGTGTATCCGATCTCCAATCTTTCAGCGATCCAAATGACAAAAGAATTAATCGACATTTGTACAAATCTGGCTACTCAAAAACAACAGTTCAGTTCCCACCGAGAGCATTAAGTGGGTCGTCAAATATGTCGCCTGAATCCGTTGTTGCACTGGTCTCCTGGGATGGTGGCGTTTTCTTTGATTTTGGGGGAGCCTTTGTCACTGGTTTTACTGTGCTTGGTGAGAAGATGTCATCTTTAAAGAATGGAGAAGTGACACAATATTTGATTAAATATGACCATTTTAGAAAAGGGTAGACCACAGGATAGGTGTTATTAAAAGTGCgcatgtgttttattgttgcttACCCATGTCATCGTCGAATATTGACTTGGTCTCTCCCTTTGTCTTGGact from Thunnus maccoyii chromosome 14, fThuMac1.1, whole genome shotgun sequence includes these protein-coding regions:
- the zfand4 gene encoding AN1-type zinc finger protein 4 isoform X3, with translation MRGGPINTRRVTMEDPIKEVADLMEGTKEEGWEKSLANKQVTFVVYREGDQLNFFRVVDRGDGTLTLLSESLSSGSVYNVYAEEEEDGDSSAAAQQSLENSITMNKMKLLKAKMEDMNLNKKPKKSTKVKPRPPISLHPCGGSLGPSSTRHHHRLFRSLPQINQPWANAQLPPIADQEPTDSSLPSATATSAHFSIPRRPPPSFSSPSCYMLQEEEPWETCPPFAKIRPPPKVSRLDIGSTRLMRDCVYPQLPPLCTRGPPEATFDPAEPVGEAVGLSLSEEAAGLVAPTQPGAPFGELPDPLTLDVSNQPDGGRRSFEVGAQHQLSLSPSPLSTWTHGTSDTLTSRADGTQLGTSFHISPPSPLPTSTSPSTSTRPLPQPFDSTVSCLQPNLQAHSSAQVRPGSTSPRPSTVSSTHAPRLRGVKVESPGKRPELISKREARGITKMANQACKEPLGSLNNSELLASLSTRAPDGSSRDSLRESLGLALALSPATASGQGSLGSRLPSISTNRLLQDDLIRQMSPLHRTAASYMGTNSLASGGGVMTSFGRIGTPTHHLPPVKAPTGIKKKSSKHCFLCGKKTGLATSFECRCGHNFCATHRYAETHDCTYDYKSAGRRFLQETNPLISAPKLPKI
- the zfand4 gene encoding AN1-type zinc finger protein 4 isoform X2, giving the protein MTDRKEPPFFNDDSVGTFRYKLPLYDTMELFIETLTGTCFELRVLPFEAVISVKAKIQRLEGIPVAQQHLIWNNLELDDEHCLHDYGIAEGCTLKLVLAMRGGPINTRRVTMEDPIKEVADLMEGTKEEGWEKSLANKQVTFVVYREGDQLNFFRVVDRGDGTLTLLSESLSGSVYNVYAEEEEDGDSSAAAQQSLENSITMNKMKLLKAKMEDMNLNKKPKKSTKVKPRPPISLHPCGGSLGPSSTRHHHRLFRSLPQINQPWANAQLPPIADQEPTDSSLPSATATSAHFSIPRRPPPSFSSPSCYMLQEEEPWETCPPFAKIRPPPKVSRLDIGSTRLMRDCVYPQLPPLCTRGPPEATFDPAEPVGEAVGLSLSEEAAGLVAPTQPGAPFGELPDPLTLDVSNQPDGGRRSFEVGAQHQLSLSPSPLSTWTHGTSDTLTSRADGTQLGTSFHISPPSPLPTSTSPSTSTRPLPQPFDSTVSCLQPNLQAHSSAQVRPGSTSPRPSTVSSTHAPRLRGVKVESPGKRPELISKREARGITKMANQACKEPLGSLNNSELLASLSTRAPDGSSRDSLRESLGLALALSPATASGQGSLGSRLPSISTNRLLQDDLIRQMSPLHRTAASYMGTNSLASGGGVMTSFGRIGTPTHHLPPVKAPTGIKKKSSKHCFLCGKKTGLATSFECRCGHNFCATHRYAETHDCTYDYKSAGRRFLQETNPLISAPKLPKI
- the zfand4 gene encoding AN1-type zinc finger protein 4 isoform X1; amino-acid sequence: MTDRKEPPFFNDDSVGTFRYKLPLYDTMELFIETLTGTCFELRVLPFEAVISVKAKIQRLEGIPVAQQHLIWNNLELDDEHCLHDYGIAEGCTLKLVLAMRGGPINTRRVTMEDPIKEVADLMEGTKEEGWEKSLANKQVTFVVYREGDQLNFFRVVDRGDGTLTLLSESLSSGSVYNVYAEEEEDGDSSAAAQQSLENSITMNKMKLLKAKMEDMNLNKKPKKSTKVKPRPPISLHPCGGSLGPSSTRHHHRLFRSLPQINQPWANAQLPPIADQEPTDSSLPSATATSAHFSIPRRPPPSFSSPSCYMLQEEEPWETCPPFAKIRPPPKVSRLDIGSTRLMRDCVYPQLPPLCTRGPPEATFDPAEPVGEAVGLSLSEEAAGLVAPTQPGAPFGELPDPLTLDVSNQPDGGRRSFEVGAQHQLSLSPSPLSTWTHGTSDTLTSRADGTQLGTSFHISPPSPLPTSTSPSTSTRPLPQPFDSTVSCLQPNLQAHSSAQVRPGSTSPRPSTVSSTHAPRLRGVKVESPGKRPELISKREARGITKMANQACKEPLGSLNNSELLASLSTRAPDGSSRDSLRESLGLALALSPATASGQGSLGSRLPSISTNRLLQDDLIRQMSPLHRTAASYMGTNSLASGGGVMTSFGRIGTPTHHLPPVKAPTGIKKKSSKHCFLCGKKTGLATSFECRCGHNFCATHRYAETHDCTYDYKSAGRRFLQETNPLISAPKLPKI